One Thomasclavelia spiroformis DSM 1552 DNA window includes the following coding sequences:
- a CDS encoding PTS sugar transporter subunit IIA, with translation MYLADKECVVFDIPDTTKDNVIKTLISKLDKVGCISNVEEFYKNVLDREEICATAIGNEMGLPHGKTSNVLRPSICFGRLLNPVIWNEKTGEKVKYVILIAVPEKNSSDVHMKIISSLARKLMHTEYRNILLNGTQEEVFDFLNATVEI, from the coding sequence ATGTATCTGGCAGATAAAGAATGCGTAGTATTTGATATCCCAGATACTACAAAAGATAACGTAATAAAAACTTTAATTAGTAAACTTGATAAAGTAGGATGTATCTCTAATGTCGAAGAATTTTATAAAAATGTTTTAGACAGAGAAGAAATTTGTGCTACAGCAATAGGAAACGAAATGGGTTTACCTCACGGCAAAACTTCAAATGTATTAAGACCATCTATTTGTTTTGGTCGATTACTTAATCCAGTAATATGGAATGAAAAAACAGGCGAAAAGGTTAAATATGTTATATTGATAGCTGTTCCAGAAAAAAATTCATCTGATGTACATATGAAAATTATTTCTTCTTTAGCCCGTAAATTAATGCATACAGAGTATCGAAATATATTACTAAACGGAACCCAAGAAGAAGTATTTGACTTTTTAAATGCAACAGTAGAAATATAA
- a CDS encoding PTS fructose transporter subunit EIIC, with product MKKILTNLKRHLLTGTSHMIPFIVAGGILFSISVMLNPDGATAPSGDSNTFLYGLSQIGNAGLTLYIPILGGYIAYSIADRPGLAPGMCGAWIARDIGAGFLGGIAAGFIAGYIVNQLKKIKLSTSLKSLGTIFLYPLVGTFLTGGIVFWLIGTPLSMLMNELTEWLAGMSDAGLIPLGSILGTMTAFDMGGPINKVSTLFAQTQVNTLPYLMGGVGVAICTPPLGMGLATLLAPKKYSNEEKQAGKAAIIMGCVGITEGAIPFAANDPIRVIPSICVGAAIGNVIAFLSGVLNHAPWGGFIVLPVIEGRLGYILGIVIGSIITAIMVNLLKKVNTDKTDYKDNLDDIELNFEEL from the coding sequence ATGAAAAAAATACTAACAAATTTAAAACGTCATTTACTTACTGGTACATCTCATATGATTCCATTTATTGTAGCAGGAGGAATTTTATTTTCAATTTCAGTTATGTTAAATCCCGATGGGGCAACGGCCCCATCAGGAGATAGCAATACTTTTCTTTATGGCTTATCACAGATTGGAAATGCAGGATTAACTTTATATATTCCAATTCTTGGTGGATATATTGCATATTCTATTGCTGATAGACCAGGATTAGCCCCTGGAATGTGTGGAGCATGGATTGCTAGAGATATTGGTGCCGGCTTTTTAGGCGGAATAGCTGCTGGCTTTATTGCTGGTTATATTGTCAACCAATTAAAAAAAATCAAACTATCTACATCTTTAAAATCATTAGGTACAATTTTTTTATATCCATTGGTTGGCACCTTTTTAACAGGTGGCATTGTATTTTGGTTAATTGGAACACCACTAAGTATGTTGATGAATGAACTAACAGAATGGTTAGCAGGCATGAGTGATGCTGGATTAATTCCTTTAGGTTCTATTTTAGGAACAATGACAGCATTTGATATGGGAGGACCAATAAATAAAGTATCTACTTTATTTGCTCAAACCCAAGTAAATACTTTACCCTATTTAATGGGAGGAGTTGGTGTTGCAATTTGTACGCCGCCACTTGGCATGGGACTAGCAACATTATTAGCACCAAAAAAATACAGTAACGAAGAAAAACAAGCAGGTAAAGCTGCAATTATAATGGGCTGTGTTGGAATTACAGAAGGAGCAATTCCTTTTGCTGCGAATGATCCAATAAGAGTTATTCCTTCTATTTGTGTTGGAGCAGCAATTGGAAATGTAATTGCATTTCTATCAGGTGTACTAAATCACGCCCCATGGGGTGGATTTATTGTATTGCCCGTAATAGAGGGACGATTAGGATATATTCTAGGTATCGTTATCGGTTCAATTATTACTGCTATAATGGTAAATTTATTAAAAAAAGTAAATACAGATAAAACTGATTATAAAGATAATTTAGATGATATTGAATTAAATTTTGAAGAACTATAA
- a CDS encoding PTS fructose-like transporter subunit IIB, translated as MKVVGCTACPSGVAHTYMAAEALMLSGKKYGVEVHMETQGGCGIENKLDPKDIEEAVCVILSNDINIEGEDRFKGKKVLRMGVSDLIEKSDAIISKIKKTF; from the coding sequence ATGAAAGTTGTTGGATGTACTGCATGTCCTTCAGGAGTAGCACATACATATATGGCTGCTGAAGCATTAATGTTATCAGGAAAAAAATATGGTGTCGAAGTACACATGGAAACTCAAGGGGGGTGTGGGATTGAAAATAAATTAGATCCTAAAGATATCGAAGAAGCAGTTTGTGTTATTTTATCAAATGATATTAATATCGAAGGAGAAGATCGTTTTAAAGGAAAAAAGGTTCTCCGTATGGGAGTTTCTGATTTAATTGAAAAATCAGATGCAATTATTTCAAAAATCAAAAAAACATTTTAA